GTAAGTAGCGTTGACCAAATACACTTGTCCCTACACGTATCATTGTAGCTCCTTCTTCAATGGCGACTTGGAAGTCACCAGACATACCCATCGATAAAATATCCATTTCTACGCGTGGAATATTTTTCTCTTTAATCTGTGTACGGATCTGGTTTAACAATCGAAAACAATGTCGCGTTTCTTCGTTTGTCGCATTCAGTTTTCCAATGGTCATTAATCCTTTCACGTTTAATGTCTCGAATTGAGACAACTGTTCTACAAGCTCAACGGCTGTTTCTGGAGAGGCACCAAATTTACTTTCTTCGTAGGACGTATTAATTTGCACAAGAATGTCTAAGGTCTTATTCTCTTTGAGAAGCTGGTTATGTAACGCTTGACCCAGTTTCAGACGATCTACGGAATGAATGAGAGTAACATATTTAACAACGTCCTTTACTTTATTTGTTTGCAGATGTCCGATAAAATGCCATTCCACCTGCTTGCTTTGTTCCATGAGTGGGAATTTGTCTCGGAGTTCTTGAGCTTTGTTCTCTCCAAACAGGACCTCACCTGCTTGAATAGCTATTTGTAATTTCTCTAGCGGTACCGTTTTGGTCGCGAGCAACAACTTGATGTCCTCAATGTTGCGACCTGAAGCCTGGCAGGCCAATGCCATTTGCTGTCTTACAGCTTGAAGATTTTCTTCTACTAGATGTTTCATGTCAGCCACCTTCTTTCTATTCCGAACAGGAATGAATCAATGAGATTAGCTCCTCCTTTTGTATTGTGAAGACTGTGTGGAACGTCATGCTAGTATAGCAACGCATGGATTGGATATACATATCCAAAAATGCTCTTTTGGAGCAGTCCAAAATGACAAAGTGGACTATAATTCAATTGGGGTTCCTTTAATATGCTTTTAAAAGTCAATAATCTGATTGATGTGATGCCCGCACGCTTCTTCTGAAATGAAAAAAGCCGCTAATTTAGCGGCTTGGTTTAGTTCTATGTTCATGTCCATGTCCAGAACGAAGATACATGTTTTATGATGATTTACTCGTTCACATTTTCCTTGGTTACCAGCTTCAATTCAGCGGGAATCGATGACTCCACCTGCTTGCCACTGAGCACATCCAGAGCTGCTTGCAGCGCCAGTTGGCCAATCAGTATAGGCTGCTGAGCGACTGTTGCCGTCAATTTTCCATCCTGAATGGATTTGATTGCATCATCATTGCCGTCGAATCCGATGACCGGAATGTCTTTACCTGAGCTTTGAATCGCTTCAATCGCACCAAGTGCCATCTCATCATTATGGGCAAATACTGCCTGCACGTCAGGATTACCTTGTAGCAAGTTCTCCATGACATTTAACCCTTTGGACCGATCGAAATCAGCAGATTGTTTGGAAACCACATCGAGTTGCTTGTCAGCCACTTCATGGAAGCCTTTACCCCGTTCTCTTGTTGCGGAAGCGCCAGGTACACCCTCAAGTTCAATGACTTTTGCTCCCTCGCCCAGTTGTTCCACAAAATATTCAGCTGCCATGCGTCCACCTTTAACGTTATCAGATGCCACTAGTGCCGCCACTTCGCCTTTATCTGCGGAGCGATCCAGCGTGATTACAGGAATGCCCACACTATTAGCGGATTGAACCGCTGTGGAGATCGCTGCAGAGTCCGCAGGGTTAATTAGAAGTGCACTAACGCCTTGCTGAATGAGATCATCCACATCATTGGTTTGTTTGGCCGAATCGTTCTGCGCATCCACCACGATGACCTGTATTCCCTGTTTTTTGGCTTCAGCCATTACCCCGTCCTTCAGTGATACAAAGAATGGATTGTTTAATGTAGATATCGACAAACCTATTTTCTTCTGTCCGTTACTTTTGTTAGGGTCAGGTTTGGCCCATTCCGGTGGCTCCAGAGAGCACCCGGCCAGAACGATGATCATCAGCATACTTACGAGTGTTACAGTCCACTTTTTCATATTCGCTTCTCTCCTTATGCTGTTTTCTTGCGGTCCAGCAGGACAGCAATGGCAATGACGATACCTTTTACAACCATTTGATAAAATGAGTTTACTTCAAGCAAGTTCAATCCATTATTCAACACGCCGATAATCAGAACACCGATCAGTGTACCAACGATACGTCCTCGTCCTCCAGCAAGACTTGTACCACCCAATACAACTGCTGCGATTGCATCCAGCTCGTAGGATGTACCTGCCGTTGGTTGCGCTGAATTCAAACGAGATGTCAGAATTGCACCTGCCAGAGCAGCGAGCATACCTGTCAGGGAGTAGATCATAATTTTCACGCGATTAACTTTGATACCCGAGATAATGGAAGCTTTCTCATTACCACCGATAGCGTACGTTTTGCGGCCAAAAGCTGTTTTATGCAAAACAATCCACAGAATCATGAAGGTAATCAGCATCGTAATTGCAGGTACCGGAATGCCCAGCAGGTAACCGCGGCCGAACAATTGAAACAACAAGTTATCTCCGAGGCCTGTAATTGGGTTACCATTTGTGTACACCAATGTTAGTCCCCGGAATATGGTCATGGTAGCGAGTGTAGCGATAAACGGAGCCATTTTACCTTTGGTAATCATCAGTCCGTTCACCATACCCATGACACCACCGAGTGCTACACCGATAATGATGGACAAGATTGGATCGAGACCAGACAACATCATATTTGCTACAAAAGCACTGGATAAAGCCAAGATTGAGCCGACCGACAGATCA
The nucleotide sequence above comes from Paenibacillus sp. W2I17. Encoded proteins:
- the rbsB gene encoding ribose ABC transporter substrate-binding protein RbsB, which encodes MKKWTVTLVSMLMIIVLAGCSLEPPEWAKPDPNKSNGQKKIGLSISTLNNPFFVSLKDGVMAEAKKQGIQVIVVDAQNDSAKQTNDVDDLIQQGVSALLINPADSAAISTAVQSANSVGIPVITLDRSADKGEVAALVASDNVKGGRMAAEYFVEQLGEGAKVIELEGVPGASATRERGKGFHEVADKQLDVVSKQSADFDRSKGLNVMENLLQGNPDVQAVFAHNDEMALGAIEAIQSSGKDIPVIGFDGNDDAIKSIQDGKLTATVAQQPILIGQLALQAALDVLSGKQVESSIPAELKLVTKENVNE
- the rbsC gene encoding ribose ABC transporter permease (functions to transport ribose at high affinity; forms a complex with RbsA2C2B), which gives rise to MQENKTAKSGFRFSNVIQKLGPLLGLIILILIVSVLNPSFLEPLNILNLLRQVSINALIAFGMTFVILTGGIDLSVGSILALSSAFVANMMLSGLDPILSIIIGVALGGVMGMVNGLMITKGKMAPFIATLATMTIFRGLTLVYTNGNPITGLGDNLLFQLFGRGYLLGIPVPAITMLITFMILWIVLHKTAFGRKTYAIGGNEKASIISGIKVNRVKIMIYSLTGMLAALAGAILTSRLNSAQPTAGTSYELDAIAAVVLGGTSLAGGRGRIVGTLIGVLIIGVLNNGLNLLEVNSFYQMVVKGIVIAIAVLLDRKKTA
- a CDS encoding YggS family pyridoxal phosphate-dependent enzyme; translation: MKHLVEENLQAVRQQMALACQASGRNIEDIKLLLATKTVPLEKLQIAIQAGEVLFGENKAQELRDKFPLMEQSKQVEWHFIGHLQTNKVKDVVKYVTLIHSVDRLKLGQALHNQLLKENKTLDILVQINTSYEESKFGASPETAVELVEQLSQFETLNVKGLMTIGKLNATNEETRHCFRLLNQIRTQIKEKNIPRVEMDILSMGMSGDFQVAIEEGATMIRVGTSVFGQRYLPDEYYWNENTRIDD